From Thermoleophilaceae bacterium, one genomic window encodes:
- a CDS encoding carboxyl transferase domain-containing protein, protein MTWEPELEELRRREELARQMGGSERVERQHAGGRLTVRERLERLFDPGSFHETGAIAGVGHYEGASLTGFTPANMLVGQGRIEGRRAVVQGDDFTVRGGAADAAIWQKMVYAERMAHDLRLPLLRLVDGTGGGGSVKTLESMGFTYVPFVPGWELVVENLARVPVVAAALGPVAGLGAARVVASHFSVIVRGSAQLFVAGPPVVAAAMGEAPDKEELGGARAQTRAGAVDNEAADEDDALDQMRRFLSYLPPNVWEAPPEVSSSDPSDRREQELISLVPRESRKPYDMRRALELVFDRGSVFELGRRFGGSLIVALARLGGRPVGVMASDPARAGGGLTADASEKLVRFVDLCDQFRLPLANFVDQPGFVIGTEAERRGTIRRGTRALYSVYQASVPTVSVLVRKVYGVAGAGHGNHAALNLRYAWPSGDWGSLPIEGGLEAAYRRELEASSDPVALRAEIASRLNAVRSPFRTAERFGIEEIIDPRDTRPLLCDWAERAHELIGYDVHEGPKSRGPRP, encoded by the coding sequence ATGACCTGGGAGCCCGAGCTCGAGGAGCTGCGCCGCCGCGAGGAGCTGGCGCGCCAGATGGGCGGCTCCGAGCGCGTGGAGCGCCAGCACGCCGGCGGCCGGCTCACCGTGCGCGAGCGGCTGGAGCGCCTGTTCGACCCCGGGTCGTTCCACGAGACGGGCGCCATCGCCGGGGTGGGGCACTACGAGGGCGCGTCGCTGACCGGCTTCACTCCCGCCAACATGCTCGTGGGCCAGGGCCGGATCGAGGGACGCCGCGCCGTGGTGCAGGGCGACGACTTCACGGTGCGCGGCGGCGCCGCCGACGCCGCCATCTGGCAGAAGATGGTCTACGCCGAGCGCATGGCGCACGACCTGCGGCTCCCCCTCCTGCGACTGGTGGACGGCACGGGTGGCGGCGGAAGCGTGAAGACGCTGGAGTCGATGGGCTTCACCTACGTGCCATTCGTCCCCGGCTGGGAGCTGGTGGTCGAGAACCTCGCGCGCGTGCCGGTCGTGGCGGCGGCGCTCGGCCCGGTGGCGGGGCTCGGCGCCGCGCGGGTGGTGGCCTCGCACTTCTCGGTGATCGTCCGTGGCAGCGCGCAGCTGTTCGTGGCCGGCCCGCCGGTGGTGGCCGCGGCGATGGGCGAGGCGCCGGACAAGGAGGAGCTGGGCGGCGCCCGCGCCCAGACCCGCGCGGGCGCGGTGGACAACGAGGCCGCCGACGAGGACGACGCGCTCGACCAGATGCGCCGCTTCCTCTCCTACCTGCCCCCGAACGTGTGGGAGGCGCCGCCGGAGGTGTCCTCGTCCGACCCCTCTGACCGCCGTGAGCAGGAGCTGATCTCGCTCGTGCCGCGCGAGTCGCGCAAGCCCTACGACATGCGCCGCGCCCTGGAGCTCGTCTTCGACCGCGGCTCGGTGTTCGAGCTGGGCCGCCGCTTCGGCGGGTCGCTGATCGTGGCGCTCGCGCGGTTGGGCGGCCGGCCCGTCGGCGTCATGGCGTCCGACCCGGCGCGCGCGGGCGGCGGGCTGACCGCGGACGCCTCGGAGAAGCTCGTGCGCTTCGTGGACCTGTGCGACCAGTTCCGGCTGCCGCTGGCCAACTTCGTGGACCAGCCGGGCTTCGTGATCGGCACCGAGGCGGAGCGGCGCGGCACGATCCGCCGCGGGACCAGGGCTCTGTATTCCGTCTACCAGGCCTCGGTGCCCACCGTGTCGGTGCTCGTGCGCAAGGTCTACGGCGTGGCGGGCGCGGGGCACGGCAACCACGCGGCGCTGAACCTGCGCTACGCCTGGCCGTCGGGCGACTGGGGCTCGCTGCCGATCGAGGGCGGGCTGGAGGCCGCGTACCGGCGCGAGCTGGAGGCCTCTTCCGACCCGGTGGCGCTGCGCGCCGAGATCGCCTCGCGCCTGAACGCGGTGCGCTCGCCATTCCGCACGGCCGAGCGCTTCGGCATCGAGGAGATCATCGACCCGCGCGACACCCGTCCGCTGCTGTGCGACTGGGCCGAGAGGGCGCACGAGCTGATCGGGTATGACGTGCACGAGGGGCCGAAGTCGCGCGGCCCGCGACCGTAG